The stretch of DNA AGTTTAGCCAGGGCGGCACTGTCCACTTTAACCGGGGCCGCCCCCTTATCCCGGTATTTTTTCAGCAGGCGCCCCGGGATTGGCTCGCAGTTGACCAAAACCAGATCAACCAGCGGCCCCACATGGTCGAAAATGGCCTGCACATGGTCAGCGGCGGTATAGCCCTGGGTTTCGCCCGGCTGGGTCATGATGTTGCAGATATACAGTTTGGGGGCCGGCGAGTTGCTAATGGCTTCCGCCATGCCCTGCACCAGCAGGTTGGGAATTACACTGGTGTAAAGGCTGCCGGGGCCCAAAATGATGAGGTCCGCCTCCTGGATGGCCGCCAGCGCTTCGGGCAGCGGGCGGCACCGGGCCGGCTGCAGAAACACCCTTTTAATGGGAGTGCGGCTGGCCGAAATATTGCACTCTCCGTACACCAGGGCGCGGTCCGCCAGTTCGGCGCCCAGCACCACGTTCTCCAGCGTTACCGGCAGCACCTGGCCCCGGATGGCCAGCACCTTGGACAGCGCCCGCACAGCGCCGTCAAAACCGCCGGAAACGTTATGCAAACCGGCCAGCAGCAGGTTGCCCAGATTGTGGCCCGCCAGTTGGCCGCTGTCAAAACGGTACTGCAGCACTTCTTCCATCAGGCTTTCTTTATCCGCCAGGGCCACCAGACAGTTGCGAATATCCCCCGGCGGCAGGATACCCATATCCTCCCGCAAACGGCCGGAGCT from Desulforamulus hydrothermalis Lam5 = DSM 18033 encodes:
- a CDS encoding gluconeogenesis factor YvcK family protein yields the protein MASLWKWLAPGMNIKRWLLLALAGMLLLGLGLALLDRGLVGLMGTAMDWLTDRLTGLPHWLTGLLLSLLGLGMLGGGLLTAFKSVMTVIRPDPSERLVETIYHHRSLKRGPKVVAIGGGTGLSCLLKGIKEYTSNITAIVTVTDDGGSSGRLREDMGILPPGDIRNCLVALADKESLMEEVLQYRFDSGQLAGHNLGNLLLAGLHNVSGGFDGAVRALSKVLAIRGQVLPVTLENVVLGAELADRALVYGECNISASRTPIKRVFLQPARCRPLPEALAAIQEADLIILGPGSLYTSVIPNLLVQGMAEAISNSPAPKLYICNIMTQPGETQGYTAADHVQAIFDHVGPLVDLVLVNCEPIPGRLLKKYRDKGAAPVKVDSAALAKLGVQIRYKYLVQHSNLVRHQPEKLARAVMEIYYGSKTALLERAPVKIYRPARQR